The proteins below come from a single Asterias rubens chromosome 9, eAstRub1.3, whole genome shotgun sequence genomic window:
- the LOC117294252 gene encoding beta-1,3-galactosyltransferase 1-like yields the protein MAITNHHKYVLILAICSYSIMAMVATLIYIDIIKVHKVHVLSFKDVDIGRSQVELTNSTKSTIGPTTMTNTLNKTDVNTTSLKKVLTLDRGQECLNMELNGRNCSRPDWFPGDGTNDRYFKQCLKTVITHGNICFERTGEKKDVFLLLLVSSLPSHFERRQAIRETWGKQRVFFGKQTVLLFTLATETKNTAEIQKKVNEENERHGDIIQAEFRESFHNLTLKVVFGLKWVTENCPHAKYFYKGDDDMFVNMKNIITLLNKTSESNKRRLFVGNRMLRSRPVTIKKSKYYVPKTQFNEAYYPPYCSGGGYVISGNLIPEMFKASRWIHVIPIDDAYQGMLAKKVGLRITHNKQFLVLPRKGKKTSPSKCSLEQCVVKHYKNLRSSVDLRTAWSIYTNDSIPCI from the coding sequence ATGGCTATAACAAACCACCACAAATACGTTCTCATCCTCGCAATATGCTCATACTCCATTATGGCAATGGTTGCGACCCTTATTTACATTGACATCATTAAGGTACATAAGGTACATGTACTCTCGTTCAAAGATGTCGACATCGGTCGGTCGCAGGTCGAGTTGACCAACTCCACAAAGTCCACAATTGGACCGACCACCATGACAAATACGTTGAATAAGACTGACGTTAACACAACATCCCTGAAGAAAGTGTTAACTCTCGATAGAGGACAGGAATGCTTAAATATGGAATTAAATGGACGGAACTGTAGCAGGCCAGACTGGTTCCCAGGAGATGGAACCAACGACAGATATTTCAAGCAGTGCCTCAAAACGGTGATAACACacggtaatatttgttttgaaagaacAGGGGAGAAAAAAGATGTATTCCTGCTATTGCTTGTCAGCTCCTTACCGAGTCACTTCGAGCGCAGGCAGGCCATTCGGGAGACATGGGGAAAGCAGAGGGTGTTCTTCGGGAAACAAACCGTCTTGCTCTTCACACTTGCTACAGAGACAAAGAACACAGCCGAGATACAAAAGAAAGTCAACGAAGAGAACGAAAGACACGGAGACATCATCCAAGCAGAATTCAGAGAGTCCTTCCACAACCTCACCCTGAAAGTGGTCTTTGGATTGAAATGGGTGACCGAAAACTGCCCTCACGCAAAGTACTTCTACAAAGGAGACGACGACATGTTTGTGAATATGAAAAACATTATAACATTGCTGAACAAGACCAGTGAGTCGAACAAGAGGAGATTGTTTGTGGGCAATAGAATGTTAAGAAGTCGTCCAGTAACTATAAAAAAGAGCAAGTATTATGTCCCCAAAACCCAGTTTAATGAGGCATATTATCCGCCATATTGCTCAGGTGGTGGTTACGTCATTTCAGGGAACCTCATTCCGGAGATGTTTAAAGCGTCTCGATGGATTCATGTTATACCAATCGACGACGCATATCAAGGCATGCTGGCCAAAAAGGTAGGCTTGCGGATTactcataacaaacagtttcttGTGTTACCGAGAAAAGGCAAGAAAACAAGTCCAAGCAAATGCTCTCTAGAGCAGTGCGTGGTGAAGCATTACAAAAACTTACGCTCATCTGTGGACCTTCGTACAGCATGGAGTATATACACCAATGACTCTATTCCATGCATTTAG
- the LOC117295048 gene encoding uncharacterized protein LOC117295048: MLNYISPSMTSLRSKLELYLLLTMCIYAAKVMIVLVYMDKFIPADVTIMNGQDHEPDATLNRLNMERRNRKDKRDFEGVLRRMGGEASQSDTKRIDNNIPSVQNRSSESKSDSESGRARPVDEMKRNQTNLAPNLGLNSALFHRVLDSVFDHSHDKKKCQDAFMVSLITTRPTEVDFRMAIRETWANDAYAHQMGVLTLFVLGQPTDGTVNSAVFLENERHDDILMGSFTDSVGNSTLKLLLGIDWVMSNCPSAKYVFIGDDHMFIIYERLVKLLRETNEKDGVKMWIGRLTQGKMPERDAGSRYYVSRKLYPETRYPDFCTIEAGYVLSVDAARELLALSWGEPLLPLPDVYMGVLAKKANILIKNDNSFSYGNQAKDACELNRVVTSRGVRSAEQLQSTWTKFSDPEFRRNCPDPDLSLVLKNHIDNLPYLDKTLQMRLNHPDICYDKAGNEESVFILVLISTLPRHFELRSTIRETWGRNLMRQGENIKLLFVMGHTQTDVKLIQQRVKQEDDKFGDIIQADFTESFHNLTLKVVMGLRWVTQNCPHAKYMYKGDDDMFVNFDRIVSHLKESRAKGLAKSRYFLGSVLHRSVRVTRENSKYYVPERLYSGRYFPPYCSGGGYIMSTDIIPQMYRKSLETAFIPIDDAYQGILMSKIGVKPVAHPGFKNWGAKTDGCSLREVMVVHGFKNSNILNAVWRNYTTPAEDCPEVS, from the coding sequence ATGTTGAACTATATCAGCCCAAGTATGACATCACTACGCTCAAAACTGGAGTTATATCTCCTTCTCACTATGTGTATATACGCAGCCAAGGTTATGATCGTGCTGGTGTACATGGATAAATTCATCCCTGCTGACGTCACCATCATGAACGGTCAGGATCACGAACCAGACGCAACGTTGAACAGGTTGAACATGGAGCGAAGGAATAGAAAAGATAAGCGAGACTTTGAAGGGGTGTTAAGGCGGATGGGTGGGGAGGCATCACAGAGTGACACAAAGCGAATAGACAATAATATTCCTAGTGTGCAGAATCGTAGCAGCGAGTCCAAATCAGATAGTGAAAGTGGTAGGGCACGTCCGGTGGACGAAATGAAGAGAAATCAAACTAATTTGGCACCCAACTTGGGcttgaatagcgccctcttccaTCGAGTGCTGGATTCGGTGTTCGATCACAGCCACGATAAGAAGAAGTGTCAGGATGCCTTCATGGTATCTCTCATCACCACACGCCCAACGGAAGTAGACTTCCGAATGGCGATCCGTGAGACGTGGGCAAACGACGCCTACGCGCATCAGATGGGAGTACTCACGCTGTTCGTTCTCGGTCAACCGACGGACGGTACCGTCAACTCGGCCGTGTTCCTCGAGAATGAACGGCACGACGATATCTTGATGGGAAGCTTCACGGACAGTGTGGGTAACTCCACTTTGAAGCTGCTCCTCGGGATAGACTGGGTGATGTCAAATTGCCCCTCCGCCAAATACGTCTTCATCGGTGATGATCACATGTTCATCATCTACGAGCGTCTTGTCAAACTTCTACGAGAAACAAACGAAAAGGACGGTGTGAAAATGTGGATTGGTCGACTCACTCAGGGGAAGATGCCAGAGCGCGACGCAGGAAGTCGGTACTATGTATCGAGGAAGCTCTATCCAGAGACTCGTTATCCAGACTTCTGCACTATTGAGGCTGGTTACGTGCTTAGCGTGGATGCCGCCAGGGAACTTTTAGCCTTGTCTTGGGGTGAGCCTCTCCTGCCACTACCAGATGTCTACATGGGAGTTCTAGCCAAGAAAGCCAACATTCTAATAAAGAACGATAACTCATTCAGTTACGGTAACCAGGCCAAGGATGCGTGTGAGCTCAACAGAGTCGTCACGTCACGGGGTGTACGGTCGGCGGAACAACTCCAGAGCACCTGGACGAAGTTCAGCGATCCTGAGTTCCGCCGGAACTGTCCCGATCCGGATTTGAGTTTGGTGCTCAAAAACCACATTGACAATTTACCTTACTTGGACAAGACGCTCCAAATGCGGCTGAACCATCCGGATATTTGCTACGACAAAGCTGGGAACGAGGAGAGTGTTTTCATCCTCGTACTCATCAGTACGTTGCCGAGACACTTTGAGCTGCGTAGTACCATCCGGGAAACTTGGGGGCGTAACTTGATGAGACAGGGGGAGAACATCAAACTTTTATTCGTGATGGGCCACACCCAGACTGATGTTAAACTTATACAGCAGCGAGTCAAGCAAGAGGACGACAAGTTTGGTGACATCATCCAAGCAGACTTTACCGAATCCTTCCATAACTTAACTCTCAAGGTAGTCATGGGACTCCGGTGGGTGACTCAAAACTGCCCCCAcgccaaatacatgtacaaaggtGACGATGACATGTTTGTCAATTTCGATCGCATTGTGTCCCACTTGAAGGAGAGCCGAGCCAAGGGACTGGCAAAGTCTAGGTATTTCCTTGGGAGTGTACTCCATAGAAGTGTCCGCGTTACTCGTGAGAACTCCAAGTATTACGTGCCAGAAAGACTGTACAGTGGCCGATACTTTCCCCCGTACTGCTCGGGTGGTGGGTACATCATGTCAACAGACATCATTCCACAGATGTACCGTAAGTCACTGGAGACTGCCTTTATACCCATCGATGACGCCTACCAGGGTATTCTCATGAGTAAAATAGGGGTGAAGCCAGTCGCCCACCCGGGGTTCAAAAACTGGGGTGCCAAGACGGACGGGTGTTCGTTGAGAGAGGTTATGGTGGTCCATGGGTTTAAGAACTCTAATATATTGAATGCAGTATGGAGAAACTACACCACTCCAGCTGAGGACTGCCCGGAGGTTTCGTGA
- the LOC117294880 gene encoding uncharacterized protein LOC117294880 produces MTSLCSKMEFILLLIVCIYAAKVMIVLVYMDEFIPADVTIMNGQDHEPDATLNRLNMERRNRKDKRDFEGVLRRMGGEASQSDTKRLDNDIPSVQNCSSESKSVSEGGRARPEDEMKRNQTNLAPNLGLNSALFHRVLDSVFDHSHDKKKCQDAFMVSLITTRPTEVDFRMAIRETWANDAYAHQMGVLTLFVLGQPTDGTVNSAVFLENERHDDILMGSFTDSVGNSTLKLLLGIDWVMSNCPSAKYVFIGDDHMFIIYERLVKLLRETNEKDGVKMWIGRLTQGKMPERDAGSRYYVSRKLYPETRYPDFCTIEAGYVLSVDAARELVALSWGEPLLPLPDVYMGVLAKKANILITNDKSFSYGNQAKDACELNRVVTSRGVRSAEQLQSTWTKFSDPEFRRNCPDPDLSLVLSKHIDNSPYLDKTLQMRLNHPDFCYDKAGNEESVFILVLISTLPRHFELRSTIRETWGRNLMTQGENIKLLFVMGHTQTDVKLIQQQVKQEDDKFGDIIQADFTESFHNLTLKVVMGLRWVTQNCPHAKYMYKGDDDMFVNFDRIVSHLKESRAKGLAKSRYFLGSVLYRSVRVTRENSKYYVPERLYSGRYFPPYCSGGGYIMSTDIIPQMYRKSLETAFIPIDDAYQGILMSKIGVKPVAHPGFKNWGAKTDGCSLREVMVVHGFKNSDTMNAVWRNYTTPAAEDCPEVS; encoded by the coding sequence ATGACGTCACTGTGTTCCAAAATGGAGTTCATCCTCCTTCTGATTGTGTGCATCTACGCAGCCAAGGTTATGATCGTGCTAGTGTACATGGATGAATTCATCCCTGCTGACGTCACCATCATGAACGGTCAAGATCACGAACCAGATGCAACGTTGAACAGGTTGAACATGGAGCGAAGGAATAGAAAGGATAAGCGAGACTTTGAAGGGGTGTTAAGGCGGATGGGTGGGGAGGCATCACAGAGTGACACAAAGCGATTGGACAATGATATTCCTAGTGTGCAGAATTGTAGCAGCGAGTCCAAATCAGTTAGTGAAGGTGGTAGGGCACGTCCGGAAGACGAAATGAAGAGAAATCAAACTAATTTGGCACCCAACTTGGGcttgaatagcgccctcttccaTCGAGTGCTGGATTCGGTGTTCGATCACAGCCACGATAAGAAGAAGTGTCAGGATGCCTTCATGGTATCTCTCATCACCACACGCCCAACGGAAGTAGACTTCCGAATGGCGATCCGTGAGACGTGGGCAAACGACGCCTACGCGCATCAGATGGGAGTACTCACGCTGTTCGTTCTCGGTCAACCGACGGACGGTACCGTCAACTCGGCCGTGTTCCTCGAGAATGAACGGCACGACGATATCTTGATGGGAAGCTTCACGGACAGTGTGGGTAACTCCACTTTGAAGCTGCTCCTCGGGATAGACTGGGTGATGTCAAATTGCCCCTCCGCCAAATACGTCTTCATCGGTGATGATCACATGTTCATCATCTACGAGCGTCTTGTCAAACTTCTACGAGAAACAAACGAAAAGGACGGTGTGAAAATGTGGATTGGTCGACTCACTCAGGGGAAGATGCCTGAGCGAGACGCAGGAAGTCGGTACTATGTATCGAGGAAGCTCTATCCAGAGACTCGTTATCCAGACTTCTGCACTATTGAGGCTGGTTACGTGCTTAGCGTGGATGCCGCCAGGGAACTTGTAGCCTTGTCTTGGGGTGAGCCTCTCCTGCCACTACCAGATGTCTACATGGGAGTTCTAGCCAAGAAAGCCAACATTCTAATAACGAACGATAAATCATTCAGTTACGGTAACCAGGCCAAGGATGCGTGTGAGCTCAACAGAGTCGTCACGTCACGGGGTGTACGGTCGGCGGAACAACTCCAGAGCACCTGGACGAAGTTCAGCGATCCTGAGTTCCGCCGGAACTGTCCCGATCCGGATTTGAGTTTGGTGCTCAGTAAGCACATTGACAATTCACCTTACTTGGACAAGACACTCCAAATGCGTCTGAACCATCCGGATTTTTGCTACGACAAAGCTGGGAACGAGGAGAGTGTTTTCATCCTCGTACTCATCAGTACGTTGCCGAGACACTTTGAGCTGCGTAGTACCATCCGGGAAACTTGGGGGCGTAACTTAATGACACAGGGGGAGAACATCAAACTTTTATTCGTGATGGGCCACACCCAGACTGATGTTAAACTTATACAGCAGCAAGTCAAGCAAGAGGACGACAAGTTTGGTGACATCATCCAAGCAGACTTTACCGAGTCCTTCCATAACTTAACTCTCAAGGTAGTCATGGGACTCCGGTGGGTGACTCAAAACTGCCCCCAcgccaaatacatgtacaaaggtGACGATGACATGTTTGTCAATTTCGATCGCATTGTGTCTCACTTGAAGGAGAGCCGAGCCAAAGGACTGGCAAAGTCTAGGTATTTCCTTGGGAGTGTACTCTATAGAAGTGTCCGCGTTACGCGTGAGAACTCCAAGTATTACGTGCCAGAAAGACTCTACAGTGGCCGATACTTTCCCCCGTACTGCTCGGGTGGTGGGTACATCATGTCAACAGACATCATTCCACAGATGTACCGTAAGTCACTGGAGACTGCCTTTATACCCATCGATGACGCCTACCAGGGTATTCTCATGAGTAAAATAGGGGTGAAGCCAGTCGCCCACCCGGGGTTCAAAAACTGGGGTGCCAAGACGGACGGGTGTTCGTTGAGAGAGGTTATGGTGGTCCATGGATTTAAGAACTCTGATACAATGAATGCAGTATGGAGAAACTACACCACTCCAGCAGCTGAGGACTGCCCGGAGGTTTCGTGA